A single window of Drosophila suzukii chromosome 3, CBGP_Dsuzu_IsoJpt1.0, whole genome shotgun sequence DNA harbors:
- the Ssadh gene encoding glutarate-semialdehyde dehydrogenase codes for MWRQLSGVARTGSNLKFCRMRGLSALVQDKALVDGAWVDSSNSKATFEVRNPANGAVIGKVPNMNVADAQQAINAAKQAYESKEWRSLTAKDRSNLLKKWHKLIEENSQEIAEIMTAESGKPINESKGEVAYGNAFVEWFAEEARRVYGEIVPSPTPNREIIVMKQPIGVAALITPWNFPMAMITRKAGAALAAGCTVVVKPSEDTPLTALAVAKLAVDAGIPKGVINVVTTKEAAPIGDLFCKSPDVRGISFTGSTEVGKLLFRNSADGIKRICLELGGNAPFIVFDSANIEKAVDGAMASKFRNCGQTCVSANRFFVQDSIYDKFVGQLKKRVEALKIGDGQGCDVQIGPLINEMQFKKVSGFVEDARSKKANIILGGKPLAEHGALFYAPTIVTDVPPSAQLYSEEVFGPVVSIIRFRDEEEAVKKANDTRRGLAGYFYSENLQQVFRVAKRLEVGMVGVNEGIISAAEAPFGGVKESGVGREGSKHGIDDYVDIKYICMGNLKYD; via the exons ATGTGGCGACAGTTAAGCGGAGTCGCACGAACAGGAAGCAACTTAAAGTTCTGCAGGATGCGAGGACTTTCCGCTTTGGTCCAGGATAAGGCTCTGGTGGATGGCGCCTGGGTGGACTCAAGCAACTCAAAGGCCACCTTCGAGGTCAGGAATCCTGCCAATGGAGCCGTGATTGGAAAGGTGCCCAACATGAATGTGGCGGATGCCCAGCAGGCCATCAACGCAGCCAAACAAGCCTACGAGTCCAAGGAGTGGCGATCCTTGACGGCCAAAGATCGCTCCAATCTGCTTAAG AAGTGGCACAAACTGATCGAGGAGAACTCGCAGGAGATAGCCGAGATAATGACGGCGGAGTCGGGCAAGCCCATCAACGAGTCCAAGGGGGAGGTGGCCTATGGCAACGCCTTTGTGGAATGGTTTGCGGAGGAGGCACGTCGCGTCTACGGCGAGATTGTGCCCAGTCCTACTCCCAACCGGGAGATCATTGTGATGAAGCAGCCCATCGGAGTGGCTGCCTTGATTACCCCCTGGAACTTCCCGATGGCTATGATAACGAGAAAGGCAGGAGCTGCTCTGGCGGCAGGATGTACAGTGGTAGTGAAGCCCTCCGAGGACACACCACTAACCGCGTTGGCGGTTGCCAAATTGGCAGTGGATGCAGGAATTCCAAAAGGCGTGATAAATGTAGTGACCACCAAAGAAGCGGCTCCAATTGGCGATCTCTTCTGCAAGAGCCCCGACGTGAGGGGCATCTCCTTCACAGGCTCCACCGAAGTGGGCAAGCTGCTATTCCGCAACTCCGCTGATGGCATCAAGAGGATTTGCCTCGAACTTGGCGGCAATGCGCCGTTTATCGTCTTTGATTCGGCCAATATAGAGAAAGCTGTGGATGGCGCCATGGCCTCCAAGTTCAGAAACTGCGGACAGACCTGCGTTTCCGCCAACAGATTCTTTGTCCAGGACAGCATCTACGATAAATTTGTGGGTCAGCTGAAAAAACGCGTGGAGGCCCTAAAGATCGGCGATGGACAGGGATGTGATGTGCAAATCGGACCTCTGATTAACGAAATGCAGTTTAAGAAAGTCAGTGGCTTTGTGGAGGATGCGAGATCGAAGAAGGCAAACATTATCTTGGGTGGCAAACCTTTGGCTGAACATGGTGCCCTATTCTACGCCCCCACAATAGTAACAGATGTTCCTCCCTCCGCCCAACTCTATTCCGAGGAGGTCTTTGGCCCGGTGGTCTCCATCATTCGTTTCCGTGACGAGGAGGAGGCGGTGAAGAAGGCCAACGATACCAGGAGAGGCCTGGCCGGATATTTCTACAGCGAGAACCTGCAGCAGGTGTTCCGTGTGGCCAAGCGACTGGAGGTGGGCATGGTCGGTGTCAACGAGGGCATCATCTCCGCGGCAGAGGCGCCATTCGGCGGGGTCAAGGAGTCGGGAGTCGGTCGAGAGGGTTCCAAGCACGGCATCGACGACTACGTGGACATCAAGTACATCTGCATGGGCAACCTCAAGTACGACTGA